Proteins co-encoded in one Nicotiana sylvestris chromosome 7, ASM39365v2, whole genome shotgun sequence genomic window:
- the LOC138874015 gene encoding uncharacterized protein produces MLSNIHTNKVFVEDVSGNIQANCPKLRHNFSGGSTRPSSSSSTIVAPPQARGSHDQTGHGASRGADRVTQGRGQPCLFATLDRQSAEAFAEVITGILLVCSYNAYAIIDTCSTFSYVTLYFAINLGLESEQLSESFLVSIPVGESVKVTRVYRGCIVSVQVRNTKTDLIELEMVDFNVIMGMDWLSSCCAMLDCHAKIVKFQFPNEEVLEWKGSSASLVGKFISYLKSQRMIGKGCLAYLAHIINPELEPLALQSVSVVREFPEVFPDDLPRLSPERIIDFGIDLMPGTQPISIPHYRMDPAELNKLREKLKYLLDNGFIRPSVSPWGAPVLFVKKKDESLRMCVDYLQLNKVTIKNKYPLPRIDDLFDQLQGAKYFSKIDLRSGYHQLRIKEEDISKTTFRTHYGHYEFLVMSFGLTNAPAAFMDLMNRVFKPFLDTFIIVFIDDILVYSKSKEDHAEHLRIALQTLKENELDETEEGGITAYALVQSSLVAHVKTKQGEDPYLVKLKKGVRNKKISAFTLGSDIVLKLNDRLCVPDQVKAEHQRPGGLTQDIEIPQWKWEMINMDFVVGLPRTYRKYDSIWVIVDRLTKFAHFLPVKTTDSAEQYAQLYIKEIVRLTDDQAERTIQTLEDMLHACVINFGGNWDDHLPLIEFAYNNNYQANIGVASYEALYRRICRSPMGWVEPTVVSLIGLEFVCEALEKFQLIRERLKAAQLRQKSYSDKRHRELEFMVGDNVFLKVSPMKGVMRFVVDGAERRAAEVVGEAWWSTDWWSWSSDEGVADGSARFLVEVDGTGAATGVGLVFPRRGGYGVGAGGVERDDEGTGGGTTSWAAAVGRRSRWMDMGD; encoded by the exons ATGCTGAGCAACATTCACACCAACAAGGTCTTTGTGGAAGATGTAAGCGGCAACATTCAG GCCAACTGCCCAAAGTTGCGACATAATTTCAGTGGTGGATCAACTCGTCCTTCTAGTTCCTCATCTACTATAGTTGCACCACCTCAGGCTCGTGGTTCTCATGATCAGACCGGGCATGGGGCAAGCAGAGGTGCAGATCGAGTTACTCAAGGAAGGGGACAACCCTGTTTGTTTGCCACACTTGATCGTCAGAGTGCAGAGGCATTTGCagaagttattacaggtatactTCTAGTCTGCTCATATAATGCTTATGCCATAATAGATACATGTTCAACGTTTTCATATGTAACTCTATACTTTGCAATTAACCTCGGGCTAGAATCGGAACAACTTAGCGAGTCATTCCTAGTATCTATTCCAGTTGGCGAGTCAGTGAAAGTCACAAGAGTTTATAGAGGTTGTATAGTTTCAGTCCAAGTTCGCAACACCAAAACCGATCTCATAGAGTTAGAAATGGTGGATTTTAATGTgatcatgggtatggattggttatcttcctGCTGTGCCAtgttagattgtcatgccaagatagtcaagttccaatttccaaatgaagaagtcttagagtggaagggtagttcagcatcgcttgtaggtaagtttatttcttaccttaagtcACAACGAATGATCGGTAAGGGGTGTCTCGCCTATTTGGCTCATATTATTAATCCAGAATTAGAACCACTAGCTCTTCAGTCAGTGTCAGTTGTTAGAGAATTTCCAGAAGTTTTCCCAGATGACCTTCCTAGACTTTCTCCTGAAAGAATCATAGACTTTGGCATTGATCtcatgccaggcactcagccaATATCTATACCTCATTATAGGATGGATCCAGCAGAACTtaataagttgagagaaaaattgAAATACCTTCTAGACAATGGCTTCATCAGGCCGAGTGTTTCACCGTGGGGTGCCCCAGTCctgtttgtcaagaagaaagaTGAGTCTCTTAGAATGTGCGTCGACTATCtgcagttgaataaagttaccattaagaacaagtacccactgccaagaattgatgatttatttgatcaacttcagggtgcaaagtacttttcaaaaatagacttgaggtcggggtaccatcagttgagaatcaAGGAAGAAGATATATCTAAAACAACCTTTCGAACTCACTACGGgcactatgaatttctagtgatgtccttcgggttgacaaatgctccagctgcattcatggaCCTCATGAATAGAGTTTTCAAGCCATTCCTTGATACCTTTATTATCGTGTTTATAGacgatattttggtatactctaAGAGCAAGGAAGATCATGCAGAACACCTCAGAATAGCCTTGCAGACCTTGAAGGAGAATGAG TTAGATGAGACCGAAGAAGGAGGTATAACTGCTTATGCCTTAGTGCAATCCTCCCTTGTTGCGCATGTTAAGACTAAGCAAGGTGAAGATCCGTACTTAGTGAAGTTAAAAAAAGGAGTCAGAAATAAAAAAATCAGTGCTTTCACTCTAGGAAGTGACAtagttttgaagttgaatgatcggTTATGTGTGCCTGAT CAAGTCAAagccgagcatcagaggcctggtggcctaACTcaagatatagaaataccacagtggaagtgggagatgattaatatggatttcgtagTAGGTCTACCTCGCACATACCGTAAGTatgattcaatttgggttattgtagaTCGATTGACAAAGTTCGCGCATTTCCTGCCAGTAAAGACGACAGATTCCGCCGAGCAGTATGCACAGTTgtacatcaaagaaatagtccgATTG ACCGATGACCAAGCAGAAAGGACCATTCagactcttgaagatatgctgCATGCTTGTGTTATAAattttggaggtaattgggatgatcacttgccacttatagaatttgcttacaataacaactatcaGGCCAACATTGGTGTGGCTTCTTATGAAGCGTTGTATAGGCGGATATGTAGGTCTCCAATGGGTTGGGTTGAACCAACAGTGGTGTCGTTGATTGGTCTAGAGTTTGTTTGTGAGGCCTTGGAGAAATTTCAGTTAATTAGAGAAAGACTTAAAGCGGCTCAGCTTCGTCAAAAGTCTTATTCTGACAAGAGGCATCGTGAGttagagttcatggttggtgataatgtatttttgaaagtttcaccaatgaaaggagttatgagatttg TGGTCGATGGAGCTGAACGACGAGCAGCAGAGGTTGTTGGGGAGGCTtggtggtcgacggactggtgGAGCTGGAGTTCCGACGAGGGGGTGGCTGACGGGTCTGCTaggtttttggttgaggtcgacGGGACTGGGGCTGCGACGGGGGTGGGACTGGTTTTTCCTCGAAGAGGTGGTTATGGCGTTGGGGCAGGTGGTGTTGAGCGTGACGACGAGGGAACTGGTGGCGGGACTACGAGCTGGGCAGCAGCAGTGGGTCGTCGGAGCAGGTGGATGGATATGGGCGATTGA
- the LOC138874016 gene encoding uncharacterized protein: MTVRPATEQLYILFEGVRRNIVCLEEGTCSCGKLQIDELSCPHAWAVLKNQQLKPGQYYSFYYKKHKLLRTYEFLVNLMSDESLWVIPTEVMEDVVLPPKGRRNIGMPRKERLKPASEKESKRAFSCSVCG, translated from the exons ATGACG GTGAGGCCTGCTACGGAGCAGTTATATATTTTATTTGAAGGGGTAAGGCGAAACATAGTGTGCCTTGAAGAGGGAACATGCAGTTGCGGAAAATTACAAATAGATGAACTTTCATGTCCGCATGCTTGGGCGGTTTTGAAGAACCAGCAGCTGAAACCTGGCCAGTATTACTCTTTTTACTACAAGAAGCATAAACTCCTTAGAACTTATGAATTTCTAGTGAATCTGATGTCAGATGAGAGTTTATGGGTAATCCCAACAGAGGTGATGGAAGATGTGGTCCTACCACCTAAAGGGAGAAGGAATATAGGAATGCCAAGAAAGGAAAGACTCAAACCTGCTTCAGAAAAAGAGTCTAAGAGGGCGTTTTCATGTTCTGTGTGTGGATAA